In Oncorhynchus gorbuscha isolate QuinsamMale2020 ecotype Even-year linkage group LG08, OgorEven_v1.0, whole genome shotgun sequence, one genomic interval encodes:
- the LOC124041206 gene encoding muscarinic acetylcholine receptor M3-like isoform X1, with protein sequence MFSFSTLMSVGICQDFMMSSNSTDPGLYLTISSPGMGIIYPDTNTLHRDPWPELTSPDDKDSFLSGLFNLTGSLNETVTSLTYDSLGGHTVWQVVLIVFLTGLLSLVTIIGNILVVVSFKVNRQLKTVNNYFLLSLAVADLIIGVISMNLYTTYIIMGQWALGNWACDLWLAIDYVASNASVMNLLVISFDRYFSITRPLTYRAKRTTRRAVLMIGLAWFVSLVLWAPAILFWQYFVGERTVPPDKCYIQFLSEPIITFCTAMAAFYLPVTIMSVLYWRIYRETQNRAQELAGLQGSGSRGRGGERAHFVHHQAGSARSCSSYELTQSSQRKSPGRALAARFHCWPMMRSWRPGSTRPGEGDADHSSSDSWNNNNARLSVDHSGSSEDEEGNSRGMMPQDHAIFSIVLNLPGMKAAVNSHLTSCEDLDLASEEDPLRGEEDSRDGLSTTTTTTTPDGANTDSSSYHQRFPSRISKVQSMPALQATRVGPLSGSSATTTKSPSAPISFKDAALAKRFASRARTQITKRKRMSLVKEKKAAQTLSAILFAFIITWTPYNIMVLVNTFCNGCIPEALWALGYWLCYVNSTVNPMCYALCNKTFRTTFKMILLCRWDQRKRRRKQQFQERQSVVFHRRIPKDST encoded by the coding sequence AATATGCCAGGACTTCATGATGAGCTCCAACAGCACAGACCCTGGCCTCTACCTGACCATCAGCTCCCCAGGAATGGGCATCATCTACCCAGACACCAACACTCTCCACAGGGACCCCTGGCCAGAGCTAACCAGCCCGGATGACAAGGACTCCTTCCTCAGTGGCCTCTTCAACCTCACAGGCTCGCTCAATGAGACGGTGACCTCTCTGACCTACGACTCTCTGGGGGGTCACACAGTGTGGCAGGTGGTCCTCATTGTCTTCCTCACTGGCCTCCTGTCCCTGGTCACCATCATTGGCAACATCCTGGTGGTGGTATCCTTCAAAGTCAACCGCCAGCTCAAGACTGTCAACAACTACTTCCTGCTCAGCTTGGCTGTGGCTGACCTCATCATCGGGGTCATCTCCATGAACCTTTACACCACCTACATCATCATGGGCCAGTGGGCCCTGGGCAATTGGGCCTGTGACCTGTGGCTGGCTATTGACTATGTGGCCAGTAACGCATCCGTCATGAACCTGCTGGTCATCAGCTTTGACCGTTACTTCTCCATCACCCGGCCCCTCACCTACCGCGCCAAGCGGACCACACGGCGGGCTGTCCTGATGATTGGCCTGGCCTGGTTCGTGTCCCTGGTCCTTTGGGCCCCAGCCATCCTGTTCTGGCAGTACTTTGTGGGGGAGCGCACTGTGCCCCCTGATAAGTGCTACATCCAGTTCCTCTCAGAGCCTATCATTACATTCTGCACGGCCATGGCTGCCTTCTACCTGCCTGTCACTATCATGAGTGTGCTCTACTGGCGTATCTACAGGGAGACACAGAACCGCGCACAGGAGCTGGCTGGCCTGCAGGGCTCAGGGAGCcgaggcaggggaggggagagggctcACTTCGTCCACCACCAGGCTGGTAGTGCCAGGAGCTGCAGCAGCTACGAGCTGACCCAGTCCTCCCAGAGAAAGAGCCCTGGCCGGGCGCTGGCCGCACGCTTCCACTGCTGGCCCATGATGCGCTCCTGGAGGCCTGGCAGTACCCGGCCTGGGGAAGGGGACGCTGACCACAGCAGCAGCGACAGCTGGAACAACAACAATGCCAGGCTGTCAGTGGACCACTCAGGCTCGTCTGAGGACGAGGAGGGAAACAGTAGAGGGATGATGCCTCAGGACCACGCCATCTTCTCCATAGTCCTCAACCTGCCGGGGATGAAGGCAGCCGTCAACTCCCACCTCACCTCCTGCGAGGACCTGGACCTAGCCTCAGAAGAGGACCCCCTAAGGGGGGAGGAGGACAGCCGGGATggcctctctaccaccaccactactaccacccctgaTGGGGCCAACACAGACAGCAGCAGCTACCACCAACGCTTCCCCTCCCGGATATCCAAAGTCCAGTCCATGCCTGCCCTCCAGGCCACCAGAGTGGGGCCGCTCTCTGGCTCCTCTGCCACCACCACCAAATCACCCTCGGCGCCCATCTCCTTCAAAGACGCAGCTCTAGCCAAGAGATTCGCCTCCAGGGCAAGGACGCAGATCACCAAGCGCAAGCGCATGTCTCTGGTGAAGGAGAAGAAGGCAGCACAGACCCTCAGCGCCATCCTGTTTGCCTTCATCATCACATGGACACCCTACAACATCATGGTGCTAGTCAACACCTTCTGTAATGGCTGCATCCCCGAGGCTCTGTGGGCGCTGGGCTACTGGCTGTGCTACGTCAACAGCACCGTCAACCCCATGTGCTACGCTCTGTGCAACAAGACCTTCCGCACCACCTTCAAGATGATACTGCTCTGTCGCTGGGACCAGCGCAAGCGGCGGAGGAAGCAGCAGTTCCAGGAACGGCAGTCCGTAGTGTTCCACAGGAGAATTCCTAAAGACTCAACGTAG
- the LOC124041206 gene encoding muscarinic acetylcholine receptor M3-like isoform X2, whose product MMSSNSTDPGLYLTISSPGMGIIYPDTNTLHRDPWPELTSPDDKDSFLSGLFNLTGSLNETVTSLTYDSLGGHTVWQVVLIVFLTGLLSLVTIIGNILVVVSFKVNRQLKTVNNYFLLSLAVADLIIGVISMNLYTTYIIMGQWALGNWACDLWLAIDYVASNASVMNLLVISFDRYFSITRPLTYRAKRTTRRAVLMIGLAWFVSLVLWAPAILFWQYFVGERTVPPDKCYIQFLSEPIITFCTAMAAFYLPVTIMSVLYWRIYRETQNRAQELAGLQGSGSRGRGGERAHFVHHQAGSARSCSSYELTQSSQRKSPGRALAARFHCWPMMRSWRPGSTRPGEGDADHSSSDSWNNNNARLSVDHSGSSEDEEGNSRGMMPQDHAIFSIVLNLPGMKAAVNSHLTSCEDLDLASEEDPLRGEEDSRDGLSTTTTTTTPDGANTDSSSYHQRFPSRISKVQSMPALQATRVGPLSGSSATTTKSPSAPISFKDAALAKRFASRARTQITKRKRMSLVKEKKAAQTLSAILFAFIITWTPYNIMVLVNTFCNGCIPEALWALGYWLCYVNSTVNPMCYALCNKTFRTTFKMILLCRWDQRKRRRKQQFQERQSVVFHRRIPKDST is encoded by the coding sequence ATGATGAGCTCCAACAGCACAGACCCTGGCCTCTACCTGACCATCAGCTCCCCAGGAATGGGCATCATCTACCCAGACACCAACACTCTCCACAGGGACCCCTGGCCAGAGCTAACCAGCCCGGATGACAAGGACTCCTTCCTCAGTGGCCTCTTCAACCTCACAGGCTCGCTCAATGAGACGGTGACCTCTCTGACCTACGACTCTCTGGGGGGTCACACAGTGTGGCAGGTGGTCCTCATTGTCTTCCTCACTGGCCTCCTGTCCCTGGTCACCATCATTGGCAACATCCTGGTGGTGGTATCCTTCAAAGTCAACCGCCAGCTCAAGACTGTCAACAACTACTTCCTGCTCAGCTTGGCTGTGGCTGACCTCATCATCGGGGTCATCTCCATGAACCTTTACACCACCTACATCATCATGGGCCAGTGGGCCCTGGGCAATTGGGCCTGTGACCTGTGGCTGGCTATTGACTATGTGGCCAGTAACGCATCCGTCATGAACCTGCTGGTCATCAGCTTTGACCGTTACTTCTCCATCACCCGGCCCCTCACCTACCGCGCCAAGCGGACCACACGGCGGGCTGTCCTGATGATTGGCCTGGCCTGGTTCGTGTCCCTGGTCCTTTGGGCCCCAGCCATCCTGTTCTGGCAGTACTTTGTGGGGGAGCGCACTGTGCCCCCTGATAAGTGCTACATCCAGTTCCTCTCAGAGCCTATCATTACATTCTGCACGGCCATGGCTGCCTTCTACCTGCCTGTCACTATCATGAGTGTGCTCTACTGGCGTATCTACAGGGAGACACAGAACCGCGCACAGGAGCTGGCTGGCCTGCAGGGCTCAGGGAGCcgaggcaggggaggggagagggctcACTTCGTCCACCACCAGGCTGGTAGTGCCAGGAGCTGCAGCAGCTACGAGCTGACCCAGTCCTCCCAGAGAAAGAGCCCTGGCCGGGCGCTGGCCGCACGCTTCCACTGCTGGCCCATGATGCGCTCCTGGAGGCCTGGCAGTACCCGGCCTGGGGAAGGGGACGCTGACCACAGCAGCAGCGACAGCTGGAACAACAACAATGCCAGGCTGTCAGTGGACCACTCAGGCTCGTCTGAGGACGAGGAGGGAAACAGTAGAGGGATGATGCCTCAGGACCACGCCATCTTCTCCATAGTCCTCAACCTGCCGGGGATGAAGGCAGCCGTCAACTCCCACCTCACCTCCTGCGAGGACCTGGACCTAGCCTCAGAAGAGGACCCCCTAAGGGGGGAGGAGGACAGCCGGGATggcctctctaccaccaccactactaccacccctgaTGGGGCCAACACAGACAGCAGCAGCTACCACCAACGCTTCCCCTCCCGGATATCCAAAGTCCAGTCCATGCCTGCCCTCCAGGCCACCAGAGTGGGGCCGCTCTCTGGCTCCTCTGCCACCACCACCAAATCACCCTCGGCGCCCATCTCCTTCAAAGACGCAGCTCTAGCCAAGAGATTCGCCTCCAGGGCAAGGACGCAGATCACCAAGCGCAAGCGCATGTCTCTGGTGAAGGAGAAGAAGGCAGCACAGACCCTCAGCGCCATCCTGTTTGCCTTCATCATCACATGGACACCCTACAACATCATGGTGCTAGTCAACACCTTCTGTAATGGCTGCATCCCCGAGGCTCTGTGGGCGCTGGGCTACTGGCTGTGCTACGTCAACAGCACCGTCAACCCCATGTGCTACGCTCTGTGCAACAAGACCTTCCGCACCACCTTCAAGATGATACTGCTCTGTCGCTGGGACCAGCGCAAGCGGCGGAGGAAGCAGCAGTTCCAGGAACGGCAGTCCGTAGTGTTCCACAGGAGAATTCCTAAAGACTCAACGTAG